In the Streptomyces sp. cg36 genome, one interval contains:
- a CDS encoding MaoC/PaaZ C-terminal domain-containing protein: MALHHDLVGRKWDSGTRRWTFFDTALYALGVGAGADDPGRELAFTTRDSQGVAPAVLPTFAATLVSPRAQPALGDFDVSQLLHTEQSLTLHGPLPPEGAATTTSRLAALRDLGRNALAVIESTSVDARTGRRLADVRTGLTIRHEGGFGGESRAQDAGDREEEAARVRPEGEPDHTVVYRTAANQALLYRLSGDPNPLHSDPALAERLGFRRPLLHGLCTYGFAGRALLHAVCGGDPARFGTMTARFTSPVLPGQELTVRIWERGESAAFEVRRDGRLVLDRGGFTRRAPRPGEDPADTP, encoded by the coding sequence ATGGCGCTCCATCACGACCTCGTCGGCCGGAAATGGGATTCCGGGACCCGGCGCTGGACTTTCTTCGACACCGCCCTCTACGCCCTGGGAGTCGGCGCGGGCGCCGACGACCCCGGCCGGGAACTGGCGTTCACCACCCGGGATTCCCAGGGCGTCGCCCCGGCCGTGCTGCCGACGTTCGCGGCCACCCTCGTCTCCCCGCGGGCCCAGCCCGCCCTCGGGGACTTCGACGTGTCCCAGCTGCTGCACACCGAGCAGTCCCTGACGCTGCACGGACCGCTCCCCCCGGAGGGTGCGGCCACCACGACCTCCCGGCTGGCCGCGCTGCGCGACCTGGGCCGCAACGCGCTCGCCGTGATCGAGTCGACGAGCGTGGACGCCCGCACCGGCCGCCGGCTCGCCGACGTCCGTACCGGGCTGACCATCCGCCACGAGGGCGGATTCGGCGGTGAGTCACGGGCGCAGGACGCGGGGGACCGCGAGGAGGAGGCGGCGCGGGTGCGGCCGGAGGGGGAGCCCGACCACACCGTCGTCTACCGCACCGCCGCCAACCAGGCCCTCCTCTACCGCCTCAGCGGCGACCCCAACCCGCTCCACTCCGACCCCGCCCTCGCCGAACGCCTGGGCTTTCGCCGCCCGCTGCTGCACGGGCTCTGCACGTACGGCTTCGCCGGGCGGGCGCTGCTGCACGCGGTGTGCGGGGGCGACCCCGCCCGGTTCGGCACCATGACCGCCCGCTTCACCTCGCCCGTCCTGCCCGGCCAGGAGCTGACCGTACGGATCTGGGAGCGGGGCGAGTCGGCGGCGTTCGAGGTGCGCCGGGACGGGCGGCTCGTCCTGGACCGGGGCGGCTTCACGCGCCGCGCCCCGCGGCCCGGGGAAGATCCGGCGGACACGCCCTAG
- a CDS encoding HAD family hydrolase, giving the protein MIRALLTDAGGVLFNNITEETSFVRDVAHRYAVDEHRLMRGVQSACAVYESGAGHVHEVLRVLLEEAGSPLVDAFDGEWVDRAYLDSVHCYTANVTALTEVARAFPELTLVLANNEAEHWDRLKNARYGHYGLFDQLCSSWRVGQVKPSAEYFAAALDRCGIEPHEALMIDDRPSVVASAHELGMRTLYVSSPEVLRTRLRGTVESLVPSARG; this is encoded by the coding sequence ATGATTCGAGCACTGCTGACCGACGCGGGCGGCGTCCTGTTCAACAACATCACCGAGGAGACTTCTTTCGTACGCGACGTCGCCCACCGCTATGCCGTGGACGAGCACCGGCTGATGCGCGGTGTCCAGTCCGCGTGCGCCGTCTACGAGAGCGGCGCGGGCCATGTGCACGAGGTTCTGCGCGTCCTGCTCGAAGAGGCGGGCAGCCCGCTGGTGGACGCGTTCGACGGGGAGTGGGTGGACCGTGCGTACCTCGACAGCGTCCACTGCTACACCGCCAACGTCACCGCGCTCACCGAGGTGGCCCGCGCCTTTCCCGAACTCACCCTCGTCCTGGCCAACAACGAGGCCGAGCACTGGGACCGGCTCAAGAACGCCCGTTACGGCCACTACGGCCTCTTCGACCAGCTGTGTTCGTCGTGGCGGGTGGGACAGGTCAAACCCTCCGCCGAGTACTTCGCCGCCGCGCTCGACCGCTGCGGGATCGAGCCGCACGAGGCCCTGATGATCGACGACCGGCCCTCGGTGGTCGCGTCCGCCCACGAACTGGGCATGCGCACGCTGTATGTGAGCAGCCCCGAGGTGCTGCGCACCCGGCTGCGGGGGACGGTGGAGAGCCTGGTCCCGTCGGCGCGCGGCTGA
- a CDS encoding mycofactocin-coupled SDR family oxidoreductase has translation MSGLMRGKVVLVTGAARGQGREHVVRMTGEGADVIAVDLCAALPGVAYRSADTTDLDKTVALGEESGRRVVPLVADVRDLDGLRAGVDRAVEVLGRLDAVVANAGICIPAAWDQVTEEVFRDTMDVNVRGTWNTVMATAPHLVTAGGGSIVLMSSSAGLKVQPFMIPYTTSKFAVRGMAKAFAAELARHGIRVNSVHPTGVDTDMGSRAMLAQVAKASMADPRLRGMLVNMQPVNGISVEDVANTVLFLCSDAARHITAHAMAVDAGVSEF, from the coding sequence TTGAGTGGACTGATGCGGGGCAAGGTCGTCCTGGTGACCGGAGCGGCCCGGGGGCAGGGGCGCGAGCACGTGGTGCGGATGACGGGCGAGGGGGCCGACGTGATCGCCGTCGACCTGTGCGCGGCGCTGCCCGGTGTGGCGTACCGCTCCGCCGACACCACCGACCTCGACAAGACGGTCGCCCTCGGTGAGGAGTCCGGGCGGCGGGTGGTTCCGCTGGTCGCGGACGTGCGTGACCTCGACGGTCTGCGGGCGGGCGTCGACCGGGCCGTGGAGGTGCTCGGCCGGCTGGACGCGGTCGTGGCCAACGCGGGCATCTGCATCCCCGCCGCCTGGGACCAGGTCACCGAGGAGGTGTTCCGCGACACCATGGACGTCAATGTGCGCGGCACCTGGAACACGGTGATGGCCACCGCGCCGCATCTCGTCACGGCGGGCGGCGGCTCCATCGTGCTGATGAGCTCCTCGGCCGGGCTGAAGGTCCAGCCGTTCATGATTCCCTACACCACCAGCAAGTTCGCGGTGCGCGGGATGGCGAAGGCGTTCGCCGCCGAGCTCGCGCGGCACGGCATCCGGGTCAACAGCGTGCACCCCACCGGCGTCGACACCGACATGGGCAGCCGGGCCATGCTCGCCCAGGTGGCCAAGGCGAGCATGGCCGATCCCCGGCTGCGCGGCATGCTGGTCAACATGCAGCCGGTGAACGGCATTTCGGTGGAGGACGTGGCCAACACGGTCCTGTTCCTGTGCTCCGACGCCGCCCGCCACATCACCGCGCACGCGATGGCCGTGGACGCGGGCGTCAGCGAGTTCTGA
- a CDS encoding 3-deoxy-7-phosphoheptulonate synthase, translating into MDHALARPAAQQPRWPDPGAVRRARAVLEGVAPVVGAEEVDRLRAQLAAVARGSAFLLQGGDCAETFSGTTERSLAGTVATLHRMASTLSGAGRLPVVKVGRIAGQYAKPRSAAVDARGLPTYRGDIVNGAEPTAEARVPDPARMLRAYVNSKAAVTAVRALIATGAAGAPGAPAPDGEVFTSHEALLLDYERAMVRVDARVPDRPKLYGSSGHFLWIGERTRQLDGAHLAFAELLSNPVGLKLGPSTTPEQAVEYVERLDPYGEPGRLTLIARMGSAQVRDVLAPIVEKVTASGHTVVWQCDPMHGNTVQSTSGFKTRHFDRIVAETEGFFEVHRALGTHPGGLHVELTGDDVTECLGGTPRITVPDLPHRYTTACDPRLNRSQSLELAVVVAELLHAGRRGRRP; encoded by the coding sequence GTGGACCATGCGCTCGCGCGACCGGCGGCCCAGCAGCCGCGGTGGCCCGACCCCGGGGCGGTGCGGCGGGCACGGGCCGTCCTGGAAGGGGTGGCACCGGTGGTGGGCGCCGAGGAGGTGGACCGGCTGCGGGCCCAACTGGCCGCAGTGGCGCGCGGGTCGGCGTTCCTGCTCCAGGGCGGCGACTGCGCCGAGACGTTCAGCGGGACCACCGAGCGGTCCCTGGCGGGCACGGTCGCCACCCTGCACCGGATGGCGTCGACGCTCAGCGGCGCGGGGCGGCTGCCGGTGGTGAAGGTGGGCCGGATCGCCGGCCAGTACGCCAAACCCCGCTCGGCCGCGGTGGACGCGCGGGGCCTGCCGACCTACCGGGGCGACATCGTCAACGGCGCCGAGCCGACCGCCGAGGCCCGGGTACCCGATCCGGCCCGGATGCTGCGCGCGTACGTCAACTCCAAGGCGGCGGTGACGGCGGTGCGCGCCCTGATCGCGACCGGGGCGGCGGGCGCACCCGGCGCACCGGCCCCGGACGGCGAGGTGTTCACCAGCCATGAAGCGCTGCTGCTCGACTACGAGCGGGCGATGGTACGGGTGGACGCCCGCGTCCCCGACCGGCCGAAGCTCTACGGCTCCTCGGGCCACTTCCTCTGGATCGGCGAGCGGACCCGCCAGCTGGACGGCGCGCACCTCGCCTTCGCCGAGCTCCTGAGCAACCCCGTCGGCCTCAAACTGGGCCCGTCGACCACACCGGAGCAGGCCGTCGAGTACGTCGAGCGCCTCGATCCGTACGGCGAGCCGGGCCGGCTCACCCTGATCGCCCGGATGGGCAGCGCCCAGGTGCGCGACGTGCTCGCGCCGATCGTGGAGAAGGTCACCGCGTCCGGGCACACCGTCGTGTGGCAGTGCGATCCGATGCACGGCAACACGGTGCAGTCCACCAGTGGCTTCAAGACCCGGCACTTCGACCGGATCGTGGCCGAGACCGAGGGTTTCTTCGAGGTGCACCGGGCGCTGGGCACCCATCCCGGCGGCCTGCACGTGGAGCTCACCGGGGACGACGTGACGGAGTGCCTGGGCGGCACCCCGCGCATCACCGTCCCCGACCTCCCCCACCGCTACACCACGGCCTGCGACCCGCGCCTCAACCGCAGCCAGTCCCTCGAACTCGCCGTGGTGGTGGCGGAGTTGCTGCACGCGGGGCGGCGGGGTCGGCGGCCGTAG
- a CDS encoding alpha/beta fold hydrolase has product MTLAYDTAGDGPALLLLHSGVCDRRMWDPQRSALVDAGYRVVRCDFRGFGDTPLTGERHNDAEDALAVLDALGIDKAALVASSYGGKVALEIAARWPQRVSALALLCAAAPDQEPTDELKAFGEREDELIEAGDIAAAVELNVDTWLGPEADEPVRGQVRAMQQRAFDLQLAAPEGAGRRHVAFEPSTVGAPCLAVSGGQDLPDFRHTAARLPGVLADARHVELPWAGHFPGLERPAETTALLTAFLDETVTSAETVRTV; this is encoded by the coding sequence ATGACTCTTGCTTATGACACGGCCGGTGACGGCCCCGCGCTCCTGCTCCTGCACTCCGGTGTGTGCGACCGCCGTATGTGGGACCCGCAGAGGTCCGCTCTGGTCGACGCCGGATATCGGGTGGTGCGGTGCGATTTCCGGGGTTTCGGCGACACCCCTCTGACGGGTGAGCGCCACAATGACGCGGAGGACGCGCTGGCCGTCCTCGACGCCCTGGGCATCGACAAGGCGGCGCTGGTCGCCTCCTCGTACGGGGGGAAGGTCGCCCTGGAGATCGCCGCCCGTTGGCCGCAGCGGGTGTCCGCGCTGGCCCTGCTCTGCGCCGCGGCCCCCGACCAGGAGCCCACCGACGAGCTGAAGGCGTTCGGCGAGCGCGAGGACGAGCTGATCGAGGCGGGCGACATCGCCGCCGCCGTGGAGCTGAACGTCGACACCTGGCTGGGCCCGGAGGCCGACGAGCCGGTGCGGGGCCAGGTGCGCGCGATGCAGCAGCGCGCCTTCGACCTCCAGCTGGCGGCCCCCGAAGGAGCCGGGCGCCGCCATGTCGCGTTCGAGCCGTCGACCGTCGGGGCCCCCTGCCTCGCGGTCTCGGGCGGCCAGGACCTGCCGGACTTCCGCCACACGGCGGCGCGGCTGCCGGGCGTCCTCGCCGACGCGCGGCACGTCGAACTTCCCTGGGCCGGTCACTTCCCCGGCCTGGAGCGCCCCGCCGAGACGACCGCCCTGCTGACCGCGTTCCTCGACGAGACGGTCACGTCGGCCGAGACGGTCAGGACGGTTTGA
- a CDS encoding MIP/aquaporin family protein gives MSEDALTVEGGRTAAVRRAAVVAAPGHEPWRHAAVEFLLMVVQMFVVVSAVRWLLDPESPLFIADLHLALAAVGALVAVLLAALILSPPGRRSGAHLNPAVTLVLWLLRVFPGRSVLPYVLAQLAGTVAGTALARLVWGPVLGSRALSDGLAQPSPGRAVAAVFVLEAAAFAAVTLLIGLYLVRPDLARSLPYAIGVAVGLIIALLGPVSGGAANPARQLGPALVSGNTVALWAYLTGPLAGGLVGALALRYALARRAARS, from the coding sequence GTGTCCGAGGACGCGCTGACGGTGGAGGGCGGCCGGACGGCCGCCGTGCGGCGGGCCGCCGTGGTGGCCGCCCCGGGGCACGAGCCCTGGCGGCACGCCGCCGTGGAGTTCCTGCTGATGGTGGTCCAGATGTTCGTCGTGGTCAGCGCGGTGCGCTGGCTGCTCGATCCGGAATCCCCCCTGTTCATCGCGGATCTGCACCTGGCGCTGGCCGCCGTCGGGGCGCTGGTCGCCGTCCTGCTGGCGGCGCTGATCCTGAGCCCGCCCGGCCGCCGCTCCGGCGCGCACCTCAACCCGGCCGTCACACTGGTGCTCTGGTTACTGAGGGTGTTCCCGGGGCGTTCCGTCCTGCCTTATGTACTGGCCCAGTTGGCCGGCACAGTGGCCGGAACCGCTCTTGCCCGTCTGGTGTGGGGGCCGGTGCTCGGGTCGAGGGCGCTCAGTGACGGGCTGGCCCAGCCGTCCCCGGGGCGGGCCGTGGCGGCGGTCTTCGTCCTGGAGGCGGCGGCCTTCGCGGCGGTGACCCTGCTGATCGGTCTCTATCTCGTGCGACCGGACCTGGCCCGCTCACTGCCGTACGCGATCGGGGTGGCCGTGGGCCTGATCATCGCGCTGCTCGGCCCGGTGAGCGGCGGCGCGGCCAATCCGGCGCGCCAGCTCGGCCCGGCCCTCGTCTCCGGCAACACCGTCGCGCTGTGGGCCTATCTCACCGGTCCGCTGGCGGGCGGTCTGGTGGGAGCGCTCGCGCTCCGGTACGCACTGGCCCGCCGGGCCGCCCGCTCCTGA
- a CDS encoding AMP-binding protein, producing MNSASPPSRPSPPHSRPEAERYTAHLDTFARDGLPPEPLRPDVLLDLPTLRFPARLNCASDLLDGAAGPQDRAGRLALLSPSGVRWTYAELTATVSRIAHVLTEDMGLVPGNRVLLRGANTPMLVAIWLAVVRAGGVVVATMPLLRAKELAYVIGKAEITHAFCESALRPELDAAAAGVRTMYYLDDAPADGARADDLETAMAAKTDWFMPVDTAGTDPCLIAFTSGTTGNPKATVHTHRDVMAVCRSFPRHVLRATCEDRFIGSPSLAFTYGLGGLLLFPLYLGASVVLLDRASPSHLARAVEEFGATVCFSGPTAYRAMCLDPAAYDLSSLRECVSAGEPLPQVTRKMWKELTGRGLIDGLGSTEMLHIFVALRGKEARTRPGSIGRPVPGYVTSIVDGNGRPLPYGEVGALAVKGPTGCHYLDDERQSEYVRGGWNITGDACWADKEGYIYYHARLDDMIVSAGYNISPVEVEATLLTHPAVRECAAVAAPDDERGAVVQAHVVPADGYTPSPELVRELQQFAKTAMAPYKYPRVITFCAELPRAGTGKVQRFRLRADDGGTAERRPEGVSGDTVSG from the coding sequence TTGAACTCCGCATCCCCGCCCTCGCGTCCGTCCCCGCCGCATTCCAGACCCGAGGCCGAGCGCTACACCGCGCACCTCGACACCTTCGCGCGCGACGGGCTGCCGCCCGAGCCGCTGCGGCCCGACGTCCTGCTCGACCTGCCCACCCTGCGCTTCCCGGCCCGGCTCAACTGCGCCAGCGACCTCCTCGACGGGGCCGCGGGCCCGCAGGACCGGGCGGGACGGCTCGCCCTGCTCTCCCCGTCCGGGGTCCGCTGGACCTACGCCGAACTCACCGCCACCGTCTCCCGCATCGCCCACGTCCTCACCGAGGACATGGGTCTGGTGCCGGGCAACCGGGTGCTGCTGCGCGGCGCCAACACCCCGATGCTGGTGGCCATCTGGCTCGCGGTGGTGCGGGCCGGCGGAGTGGTGGTGGCGACGATGCCGCTGCTGCGGGCCAAGGAGCTCGCGTACGTCATCGGCAAGGCGGAGATCACCCACGCCTTCTGCGAGTCCGCCCTGCGCCCGGAGCTCGACGCCGCCGCGGCCGGAGTGCGCACGATGTACTACCTCGACGACGCACCGGCGGACGGCGCCCGGGCCGACGACCTCGAAACCGCGATGGCCGCGAAGACGGACTGGTTCATGCCGGTCGACACCGCGGGCACCGACCCCTGCCTGATCGCCTTCACCTCCGGCACGACCGGCAACCCGAAGGCGACCGTGCACACCCACCGCGACGTGATGGCGGTGTGCCGCTCCTTCCCCCGGCACGTCCTGCGCGCCACCTGCGAGGACCGCTTCATCGGCAGCCCCTCGCTGGCGTTCACCTACGGCCTCGGCGGGCTGCTGCTCTTCCCCCTGTACCTCGGCGCCTCCGTCGTCCTGCTCGACCGCGCCTCACCCAGCCATCTGGCGCGCGCCGTCGAGGAGTTCGGCGCCACCGTCTGCTTCAGCGGACCCACCGCCTACCGCGCGATGTGCCTGGACCCGGCCGCGTACGACCTGTCCTCGCTGCGCGAGTGCGTCTCGGCCGGTGAACCGCTCCCCCAGGTCACCCGCAAGATGTGGAAGGAGCTGACCGGGCGGGGGCTGATCGACGGGCTCGGCTCCACCGAGATGCTGCACATCTTCGTCGCCCTGCGCGGCAAGGAGGCGCGGACGCGGCCCGGTTCGATCGGCCGCCCGGTGCCCGGCTACGTCACCTCCATAGTCGACGGGAACGGCCGCCCCCTGCCGTACGGCGAGGTGGGCGCGCTGGCCGTCAAGGGTCCCACCGGCTGCCACTACCTCGACGACGAGCGCCAGAGCGAGTACGTGCGGGGCGGCTGGAACATCACGGGCGACGCCTGCTGGGCCGACAAGGAGGGCTACATCTACTACCACGCCCGGCTCGACGACATGATCGTGTCCGCCGGGTACAACATCTCGCCGGTGGAGGTGGAAGCCACCTTGCTGACCCACCCGGCGGTACGGGAGTGCGCCGCCGTCGCCGCACCCGACGACGAGCGCGGGGCCGTGGTGCAGGCCCATGTCGTCCCGGCCGACGGATACACCCCGTCGCCGGAACTCGTGCGCGAGCTCCAGCAGTTCGCCAAGACCGCGATGGCCCCCTACAAGTATCCGCGGGTCATCACCTTCTGCGCGGAGCTTCCCCGCGCGGGCACCGGAAAGGTGCAGCGCTTCCGGCTGCGCGCCGACGACGGCGGCACCGCGGAGCGCCGCCCGGAAGGGGTGAGCGGTGACACCGTCTCCGGCTGA
- a CDS encoding acyl-CoA thioesterase, with product MTPSPAEPGSGGGFVRRKRVWFHHCDPAGIVFYPQYLLLVNEVLQDWFETGLEVGYAGLFAERRVGIPTVRLECDFIAPSRLGDDLDITLTVARIGKSSFELRYECAGTEPDDVRVRIRAVLVTTSLDGHGTIPIPQDIRTAMERYT from the coding sequence GTGACACCGTCTCCGGCTGAGCCCGGCTCGGGTGGTGGCTTCGTCCGGCGCAAGCGCGTCTGGTTCCACCACTGCGACCCGGCGGGGATCGTCTTCTATCCGCAGTACCTGCTGCTCGTCAACGAGGTGCTGCAGGACTGGTTCGAGACGGGTCTCGAGGTCGGCTACGCCGGGCTGTTCGCCGAGCGCCGGGTCGGCATCCCCACCGTACGGCTCGAATGCGACTTCATCGCCCCGAGCAGGCTGGGCGACGACCTGGACATCACTCTCACCGTCGCGCGGATCGGCAAGTCGTCGTTCGAGCTGCGGTACGAGTGCGCCGGGACCGAGCCCGACGACGTGCGGGTCCGCATCCGCGCGGTGCTGGTGACGACCTCGCTCGACGGCCACGGCACCATCCCCATTCCCCAGGACATCCGCACTGCCATGGAGCGATACACATGA
- a CDS encoding class I adenylate-forming enzyme family protein: MTTDLSAATDAPGLMATEGLGAGNFFRLAAASSATARAEILLDQPYRAPSGVTYERLSAAELDELTDRVAAGYHADGIRPKDPVAVFVAESVRYLVHYVALTKVGAIPVFLNSSLDPRIAAAFIEHVGAVAVVSDPGRLAADRLSLTYYEDEPYGEGDFKLFTHEDNDPVLIAHTSGTTGIPKAVQFNHMGFFFGVKQQIAADLGTRILSALPQSHASAISVLMSAFARGATALLATRREPEHIARAVEEFRPHLVTGFPKTFVDLCRVDLDAYDLSSVSRWMSTGDANHERHIRKLVARGNHVDREGVSRPGSLFIDNFGSSEFGFAMFRTVHTPTSDRYQRCIGRPFAWVEVEIFDADDEPVSPGTVGRLALKSPTITGGYWNNSLLSEKNRIRGHWLTGDLAYLGEDGLYYHVDRTTDRIVTAWGTLYSAQTEELILRHFPDLVECSVVGVDTGDEGVQTPVLSIETPASEAELDALRERVNQLLAERDWPLVERVVVKDADAHLGVTGKALKRAMRVAFADS, from the coding sequence ATGACGACCGACCTGTCCGCCGCGACCGACGCGCCGGGGCTGATGGCCACGGAGGGCCTGGGCGCCGGGAACTTCTTCCGGCTCGCCGCCGCCTCCTCGGCGACCGCACGGGCCGAGATCCTGCTCGACCAGCCCTATCGCGCCCCCTCGGGGGTGACCTACGAGAGGCTGTCGGCGGCCGAACTCGACGAGCTCACCGACCGGGTGGCCGCCGGGTACCACGCCGACGGCATCCGCCCCAAGGACCCGGTCGCGGTGTTCGTCGCGGAGAGCGTGCGCTATCTCGTCCACTATGTGGCGCTCACCAAGGTGGGGGCCATCCCCGTCTTCCTGAACAGCTCGCTGGACCCGCGGATCGCGGCGGCCTTCATCGAGCACGTCGGCGCCGTCGCCGTCGTCTCCGACCCTGGCCGGCTCGCCGCAGACCGGCTGTCCCTCACGTACTACGAGGACGAGCCCTACGGCGAGGGCGACTTCAAGCTGTTCACCCACGAGGACAACGACCCCGTCCTCATCGCGCACACCTCCGGGACGACCGGGATCCCCAAGGCCGTGCAGTTCAACCACATGGGGTTCTTCTTCGGCGTCAAACAGCAGATAGCGGCCGACCTCGGCACCCGGATACTCTCCGCGCTGCCGCAGAGCCACGCCTCGGCGATCTCCGTGCTCATGTCGGCGTTCGCCCGGGGCGCCACCGCCCTGCTGGCCACCCGCCGCGAGCCCGAGCACATCGCGCGGGCCGTCGAGGAGTTCCGTCCGCACCTGGTCACCGGCTTCCCCAAGACGTTCGTCGATCTGTGCCGGGTCGACCTGGACGCCTACGACCTGTCGTCGGTCTCGCGCTGGATGTCCACCGGTGACGCCAACCACGAGCGGCACATACGCAAGCTGGTGGCGCGCGGCAACCATGTCGACCGGGAAGGGGTGTCGCGGCCCGGCTCCCTGTTCATCGACAACTTCGGCTCCTCCGAGTTCGGCTTCGCCATGTTCCGTACCGTCCACACCCCCACGAGCGACCGCTACCAGCGGTGCATCGGGCGGCCGTTCGCCTGGGTGGAGGTGGAGATCTTCGACGCCGACGACGAGCCGGTCTCCCCCGGTACGGTCGGCCGCCTCGCCCTCAAGTCGCCCACGATCACCGGCGGTTACTGGAACAACAGCCTGCTGAGCGAGAAGAACCGGATCCGGGGCCACTGGCTCACCGGCGACCTCGCCTACCTCGGTGAGGACGGCCTCTACTACCACGTGGACCGCACGACGGACCGCATCGTCACCGCGTGGGGAACCCTCTACAGCGCACAGACCGAGGAGCTGATACTGCGTCACTTCCCCGACCTCGTCGAATGCTCGGTCGTGGGTGTCGACACCGGCGACGAGGGCGTGCAGACACCCGTCCTCAGCATCGAGACACCGGCGTCCGAGGCCGAGTTGGACGCGCTGCGCGAGCGCGTCAACCAGCTCCTCGCCGAGCGGGACTGGCCACTGGTGGAGCGGGTCGTGGTGAAGGACGCCGACGCCCACCTCGGCGTCACCGGCAAGGCCCTCAAGCGCGCCATGCGGGTGGCCTTCGCCGACAGCTGA